Sequence from the Panicum virgatum strain AP13 chromosome 5N, P.virgatum_v5, whole genome shotgun sequence genome:
gcgtcgtgaCGCCCTTAACTCGGCCGCACCGCCCGCcgtcctccgcccgcgccccgCCCAACCCTCACCGCCTTTCCGCACCTATAAAAGGCCCCCCGGCGCCGCTCCGCAGCACCACACCTCAAGCCCACCGCCCTAGCCTCCTCcccagcgccagcgccgccgccacgcgccatcagcaccgccgccgccctctcccgttgccccgcctcctcgccgcgcctcaGGGCAAGGTGAGcaggggaatcgaacccctgCACCCCGCTGCCCCTTTTCCCCTcatctccggccgccgccgtgactCCGAGCCGTCgacccaccgccgccaccgccccgttACCGCACCCCGCCGCGACCGGGCCGACCCGGGCTGCCTCCGCCCGAGCTGCGGCCGGGGATCGACCCCGCATggccccctctccctttcctctcACCCCGGAGCCGCCCCCGAGGCCCTGGCCGCCGGAATCGGCAccgccggcgacgcgccgccccctcccctgtttcccagcgcgAGGGGAGGGAGAAGACAGGGTGttttgcccataaccccctGGCCCTTCCTCTATTTACTCAAAAATCCTTCCACCTTTTAACATGTTTGCAAATAAAACCCTTCTCTTTAATGTATTTCGAAATAAACCCTCCTCCCATATAAACataattacaaataaacccctgaaTCTTTTAGAATAACCCAAATAATTTCTAGAATACAAACCAAGCCGCTGCCTTCttaaatttaattataaatagccccctggacctttatttaacccctaaacctttgattaacctatcatttcatgcaccaaacgaactctgatcaacccgaaactcTACCACGCCTTTCTTAACCTagtttcggccatgccattaagaatccacccaaaaatattactccgtactccatatcttatgtgttcccgattcgagctcaacgatagatctttaTCTTCTGagtattgattgtgtgcttgtttgtgtgcgctgtagaccacggagtgaacgaaggagagcccgtcaacgagcagtactgtgagcaggtgaacgaggacccgttctgcgaccccgagcccgaagaacaggacatcccagaaggctttgaagacggcaagttcaatcccatcctttgatgcatgtttctgtcctagtttttataaacacaacccaatagcctgctttataaaattgcatatgttttgcttgcataaaaatatggttggatagccactccttgatttgtgatgaccattccttgaccacctagattaatgtctgatttttgctcggacgttaatcgatattagaatgcttaggactttactcataatatgatttattttttataaagaaaatgtgtgcgtatgtgggatgtgataaatgtggtgtttttgtaaaggaagtttagacgggatggatggcatttctatgGATTTgtcatttggtgtgctcgtgccattgtggcagggcaaagaagggagatatccatcttgtcgtgtctaaggaccgagttggtgtgtcatctcacctaactccactctcgtgcaaaccactcgaccgttgaatgggcaacggcttagcataaatcccactagttaatttgatatccatcaggagagctgagagcaacgggtgactaaggagaaggtataagccccgagtgacttatgcccggttatacctaagtgaacggtcgatgaccccttggtgcatcccgtgatggctagtcaggtttagCTAAGATGGataatggctatgtcgggatctacaccgacacttcggtgcttgtgttgtggtacccgcttgtgggtaatgTTGCAcatctctgcagagttaaaagctattcgaatagccgtgcccacggtattgggcgagttacggtgtggtcacataactagtgtttctttggggatggattagcgtgagttgttttggaattgtgtccggcagttgtgccgtgtgctacgttggacgggagtccggtagcagtttaaaacttgaacccCGTGTTACTCAATATAAAAATTGATTTCTAAAATGTTTTTAGCTAaacaaacccctgcataaaacttagctttccgcaaattataCCGTAACCTCACCCTTGATTTACCAgcgcatattattctgatataaccccctccgtgggtgtggttggacttgctaagtacgtttgtactcaccccattcttacttttttcagaggaagacccagacttcgtaccagacgacgccgagtagggttatcgttctacacccaaccttgcttgtggaaccggccctgttcgagatgttttcgctgacgcagtactctgagcccgagctagacCCCATAtgggttgcggtctggtgttatgttgtagcttggttacttgttagtatcatctgtatcgagtgtcctcctcggaggtttgtacggtaatggaccatctgatgtaataaatgtggcatcagcctcctgggactgatgtttgtatcacatttaagttctctcttatgaggggacgcttcatacAGTAACTTCAAATGTTTAACTACTAATTAGGAGtgttaaatgtggataactgacaaaactcattccacaACCCCGggcaaaatcgcgagacgaatctaatgaacctaattatgcaaaTGATTAGAAAATGTCGTACTACAGTAATcaatctctaatgacggattaattaggtttaatagattcgtctcgcgatttctcgtccatccgtgtaagtaatcaatctctaatgacggattaattaggtttaatagattcgtctcgcgattttccgTCCATCTGTGTAATTAGATTTACAATTAGATTATATTTAGCCCTCCTAACATTCGGTtgaaaattgctacaataatttTCCCCAAAAATTTGgaggaactaaacgcgccctgaaGGGCTAATGCCGTTCGCTGATTAAGACATCAAATCGTGCACCGGATAACACCTGCATAtaaaggccttgtttagatgaaaCGAATTTTTTTTGCGatagaatcttactaatttaaagtactaagtgaagtctatttacaaattttttttcacagatgggttgtaaatcacgagacgaatctaatgatactaattaatccatgattaattaataatcagctgatggttactgtagcatcactgttgcaaattatggattaagtagcctcattagattcgtctcgcgatttacagcacatccatgcaaaaaggtttgtaaatagacttcatttaatactccatacatatgtCTAAATATTCGATgtcacattttttttgtttacgaGTCCAAACAGGGCCAAATTTCACTAAAACATGCCCGTACGTCACCACCAAACCCAAGCTGGAGCAGGCGACCAGCAATTATTATGTCGTTCAGAAGGGGACGTGTGTGACAGCGTGCTTAGTGTAACCACCTCCAGCAGATCGATGCTTTAGTTATCCGCCTCCGCTAAAAAGAAATCCCCCCATGTTTAGCAACCGCCGCGTTGCGCAAGGGGAGGGAGGAATCTGCCGGGCACTTTACCCCCTTTCCTGCGCCGGCTCACGTGTTCATCGTTGGTTCTTGCTCTGCCCCCGGTCACTCTCCCCGTCAATCGGTCGCGGGACGAACAATAAGTTTGCGCGTCGCGGGAACTAATCGCTGGCAGGCGGCACTGCCACTCGGCGACTGCGACTTGACGAACAAGCGAGGAGGCGCCACAGGTTTCCGAACCGCCGCGAGTTCTTGTTAGATTCgctgggggcgggggcgggggcgcggaCTCGTCGGGCCAGCGCGCGATGCAGCAGCAAGGTAAGGCCAAATCCCGTGGCGCCTCGCTTCGAAGTTGCAGTCTTTCGATGCTTTTGAGCGATCCTCGAGTGCGATTTCGGGCCTGAAGAACCGATGTTGGAAGAGGAGATGGGGGAAGGGAGAGATTGAGCCAGGCCCCAAAAAATGCTACCGATTTATCTTGGGTTTTGTTGCTCTGCTATTAGCAGGAGCGGAATGCTACAACTCATCATAATATATATGGCTTTTAGCAAGTCGAGCTCTTGACGGACGATGATATCAAGTGTAGTTGCTGTgaaaacataatttttttttctatttcttttatttatgaGGGACCACGGGGGTGGTTTTGGGATGGACTTCTCACGCTCACTTCAGTGGCGGGCGCCTCTGTTGTTAAGTAGCCATTATGGAGTAGCGATGGGATTTAGGGTTATGAATTTGTCCATCAATTAATGTACCAAATTGGACTGTAGTCTTAATGACGCCTCTATGTGTAGCATTTAGTTGCTTTGCGTATGGCGTGCTGTCATTTCCAATATCTTATCAGCAAATTTTGCCTATGGTTTTACTGTTCCAGGCTTGGACATACACAAGCTACAACAGGTAGTGAAGACCCGCTGGCTGAAGCCTCAAGAAGTTCTGCAGATACTACGGAATCATGAGCTGTTCACGGTCTCACATAATCCCCCACAGAAGCCACCGAGTAATAAATGCATCCTTTGGTTTTAGCCTGTAAATATGATCAAAGCCTGCGCTTGGTTGCTTTAATCCTGAATGTGATTCATCGAACCAATCCCGGTTCCCGATACTGCAGGTGGTTCTTGGTTTCTTTTCAACCGAAGAGTACTTCGGTACTTCCGAAACGATGGTTTCGAAtggcaaaagaagaagaatgggaagACCATTAGTGAAGCCCATGAGCGCCTCAAGGTCCGTTCATTTATCTTTTGTTGAACACAAACTAATGGTCATGTCTAGGTTAAAGATCTTTCATAAAATTAATAGTTATGTTTTACTAGTCATGGTATGTTCAGGAGTAATCAGCTTGATAAGCTGATAGGTTACTGATAGATGTTTGTGGTTCTGAATGAGGCGGGGAATAGGTTTGTGGTTAGAAATGAATTAGGCAGGCAATAAGCACTTCCATACTAAAATGTCTAGCTAAGACCATTTCTGTTTTGATGCTGGAAATTTCAGGTTGATAACATGGATGCGCTGAATTGCTACTATGCTCGTGGAGACAAAAATCCCACATTTCAGAGGCGGATATATTGGATGCTTGATCCGTAAGAAATTATTTAGTCGCTTTTCTCTTCGTGTTCTTTCTGGTTCTGAAAGTCTTCATAAAAATGTTTCTTACCCTCTGGGTCTTTTCACTTATGGAGGAATATACGACCATCTCGTTTTCATAACTACATGCAGTATCTACATTTTTCATAACTACGCAAAGTACTATTCGTGTCTTATATGTTTTGCATTAACTTACATTCACAATTTATTCATGCCAATGGCTTAGTTGACTTGTACATCTGAGATTCCCAAGAGCTAGAGATTGCCCTGAGTCCATTTTATTGAAGAAACCATCATGCATGTCCTTGTAAAACCGTTATGATTTATAAAATATTATACCAGTTCAGTTTTCAAAAAGAAATATTATACCAGTTTTTTTACACTTTTGTGGCTGCTGCAAAATGATGTGGAGATTGTGTTTTTGAAAATCTAAAACCTCCATTCATTAGGATGTGCCAGCCAGCTGTTGCATTTACGGAACTAACAAATTCCAGGCGCTGATGGCAGTGTACCAGTCATAATACAGTGCTGAAATGATGGTATTATACCTGAGTTGTTATGACATATGACTTCTACTTTTGATTATGATCTGCTCCttctattttgttgaaactcaTTGGCCAGTATGTAAATCAATTTGCCTCTTGATAAGAGCAATTCATCTTTGCAGGGCTTATGAACACATTGTTCTtgtccactatagagatgttCTAGAGGTTTGactccttttctctctttttttggcaATGAAAATATGCAATTTGGATGATTAACAATTAGGACGTTTCTGGCAACTACTAGCCAGACAAGATTGCATCTTTGAACTTTGGTTTGTGCCGTGTCTCACCTTAATTTGTTGATTGCTTACCAGGGCAGCATTTCAGTATCAGCACGAAATGATTCTTCAACGTCGAATCAGAATGGCAGTGCTAGCAGAGCTGAAGTACACAGTTCACCCGGTTGGACAAGCCAGTTAGTTTTACCATGTCCCAATTCATCCAGTCCAGGATCTGCAGAAGAAGTTAGTTCCCGAACTGTGACCATAAACAATGAATCCAATGGTAGAAGTGGATCTGATTGGATTCAACATAAAGCAGCCTTGCGGAAACTTGAAATGCAGCTGAGTCTGGAAGACAAAGAAGATTCATATGTTATAGCTGAAGAAGTTCCAACAAATAATGAGCATGTTATTTTCCCTGGGATTCAGACTGGGGAGCCAGACAGTTCTGCAAATTTTGAGGACATCTTTAATGTACTGGGctttagtggagatcataccaAAGAAACTCGAACAGACCCATGTCCCAGTGCTATCGATGTGTTAAAAAATTCAGGTGAAGTAATCTCATATGCTAGAAAAATACCATGTCCATGCATTCTGATTCTTTCATTGCTAAGAACTGGCTGAGAGATAGTTGGAATCTTTCTTAAAATTGGTAGcttttgcatttatttcttGATAATCAGACACATGGTTGGAGGAGGATCAACTTGAGGCAATTCTGCATCCAGCTTCTATGGCACTAACCGAAAACCAATGGTTCGATATCCATGAGGTTTCTCCAGAATCGGCATTTTCTTCTGAAATTACAAAGGTGACATATGGAACTATAAGCTGATATTCTAGATTACACACTGCAACATGCAatccttctttcttcttttctattgGCAAGATATTGAAAAATTCTGTCATTTGTCATGCATCATCATGTGGTATTTGTATACTCTGATTGAAAAATATATGTTGTTTCAGACTTGTACAAAGGAATTAAGAACCTTATTGGGTATTGCGATTATGGTACATTAGAACGGATACATCATTTATTCATAAGAGTGATAGCACTTAATTAGCAGGGGCATAAGAAGAAAAAGTGAGGGACAAGTAGGTACAATCCTATAACGACTTACATTTAGAGAAGTGTGCTGAAGTAAAAGATGGCTTGCTTTTAGAATTGGACAGGGTAATACTATATAAAAACTATCATGATCTTAGTGTGCTTGACGCCGAAGTTATTCTATGGTCTTCAAGGACATGAAAAAGAATTTGTTACTTAGGGCGGCAAACCTGCATTAAGACTATTTTTGCAGTGATATTACTACACTGGCTGGAGACTTATGTAAATTTGGTGCAGGTTATTGTTTTAGGAGACTTCCTTTGCAATCCTTCTCATAGCTCATTGGCAATGCTGTTTGGTGATGTTAAGGTACCTGTGGAAATTATCCAGCAAGGTGCCATCCGTTGCCACACTCCATGCCTTAATGCTGGAAAAGTGACCATGTGCTTGATTGATGGGAACGGGAAACCCTGCAGTGAAGCATGGGAATTTGAATTCCACGAGAAGCCTACCAAGAGCATGATTGATGGAAATGAGAAACCGTGCAATGAAGCACAAGATATCAAAGTCCATAAGACACCTGCCAATAGTAATGATGAGCTATTGTTGCTGATCAATTATGTGCAGATCCTTTTTGATGGTCATGATTGTGACGTATTTTCACAATTTAGCCCACAACTCCCAAATCCTGGCTGTGGATCCCTAGTTAACCAAATGGATATTATGAGGAAGACATATGAGCAGCTAGACCCTGAGAAGACATTACATAGTGTCATGGAAGTATTGCTTAATGACAAGTTTAAGCAGTGGCTGTCATCCAGATGTGAACAGAATAGTGATGGAGATCATTTGCTTCCTAAGCAATATCACGGTGTTATACATACAATTGCAGCCTTGGGATATGACTTAGCTTTGAAGCCACTGCTTAGTTCTGGAGTGCCTATAAACTACCGTGATCCAAATGGATGGACTGCTCTACATTGGGCTGCAAGATTTGGCAGGTATGCTAAATTCCTTAGATCATATGTGGTATAGTGCTATTTTTTTATGGTCAAGTTTCGAGAGTATCTTGCTGGTTACATTTTTCGTGCTGTTTACCTCCAATGTATCAATTCCCAGGAacctttttatttttgcaacCGGACACAAAATATTCCTTGCATAATCTATGCAGTCCATGTCTTGTATTATGGCTTTCTCTAATCTGTGTGTTTCTCCTGACTTTGtcataaatataaaaaaaatagggAGGATATGGTTGTGGCTCTTCTTACTGCTGGGGCTGCAGCTGGTGCACTTTCACATCCGACGTCAGAAGATCCCGCTGCCAAAACACCTGCTTCAATAGCTTTGGCTTTTGGTTTCAAGGGCCTTTCCGCATTCCTTTCAGAAGCACAATTAACAACTCATCTTGATTCTATTGAATCTAAAGAAAATGGAAAGTGCGAAGGCAAAGCTAGTGGAGGTGGAATACGTAGTGCTGTGGACAGAATATCAGATAAAAGCACCCATGTGCATGGTGGAACTGATGATCAGCTTGCGCTTAAGGATTCCCTAGGAGCTGTCCGAAATGCTGTTCAAGCTGCAGCGCGGATACAAGCTGCGTACAGAGTGTTTTCctttaagaaaaagaaagagacggCTCTTCAGAACAGCTGCTTGTCCGTTCATGAGACAGTTGCAGTTTCACATGGTATGCTGGAGAAAGCTGCCTTATCGATACAGAAGAACTTCAGGTGCTATAAAAAACGTAAAGAATTCCTGAAGTTGCGGAAAAATGTCATCAAGATACAGGTAATTTTGCACAATAAAACATGCGCAAAGGAATCACCATATGTACTACCTTGGTTGAAacatcaaaaggttttgtaCATCTGATAGGCTAATTCTTATCTTCATCCTGATAGGCACGGGTGAGAGCTCATcaagaaagaaagaagtacaAGGAACTAATTCGAAGTGTTGGTGTCCTTGAGAAGTTGATGCTTCGCTGGTACCGAAAAGGGGTTGGTTTGCGGGGCTTCAATTCTGGAGCAATGCCAGTTGACGAAGAGGTGGAAGAAGACGTTGCCAAAGTTTTCCGGAAGCTAAGAGTGGAAACAGCCGTTGATGAAGCTGTTTCAAGGGTATCATGCATCATCGGGAGTCCTAAAGCAATGCAGCAGTACCGAAGGATGCTTCAGAGGTACCAACAAGCAAAGGTGAATATACCAAAGGATGCTTCAGAGGTTCCAACAAGTAAAGGTGAATTTCTAGTCACAAGCTTGAAATCCGCTAATGGTGGGCCATTACAAACTTGCATGAGAAGTTCTGTGAAACAATTTTTGAATTGAAAAGGTACCTTTGTTGTTCATTTCGACTTACTAGGGAGTTTCCCGATTGCAGGGTGACCATGAAAAGTGGTGCTTGTGTTAAGCCTACAGTGATGGAGCAAGCACAAGCCACCCACTATTCTCTATCTCCAGTGCTGAAGGATCTGAATAACAGTTTGCGTTGGTGAAGAGTAAAGCTGTGGTGACTGGAAGGACAGTGGATCCTGAGTACCGTCTCCAATTCATGCTGAACGCTGTGTGTGTACATAGCAACGTCATGTGCAACAGCTGACTTTCGGCTGAAAGTCGAGAAAGGTGAAGGGCTTTGTACATGAAGAAGCCTCAAAGGCTAGGCCTAGACAGAGGTGAGATGAAGCTCACCTCGTTCGATGTATCGTGTATATACCGTGTGTTCACGAGTACTAGGTTTTCAGTAACTTCGTACTAGTAGTAAATATGGGCAAAGCTGCTGTAGCACAATGAATCATGTATGGAATCTCAGTTGCCATTTGCCAACGAGTAATGCTCCCATCTCTTTTACACAAGGGGTCAAATGATGAACGATGATCACCTTTGCATTTCTCGCTGCAGATTAATAGAATTAAATACGCTAAACTCTAGTCCCACTCCAGTTCTTCAGGACACTGACATGCCAACAGTTCAGCACCAGTGGTTTCATGCTTTTGGCATCAGCTTTCAAATGGAGCAACGATCAACGAGGACTCGTCGCACTAAACTTCTCTCGCTGATCAGAGTTCTGATGGCTCAAGCAACTACCAATAGAATAAATAATCACGCAGGGTGCGAGCCACTGGTGCAAGCACTGGACAAAGACAAACACAAGGCGATTGACAGGCTCCATTGAAGGTGCAGGAACCAGAGGATTAGGCGCCTGTAACCACTGGCATTAGTTTAAAGAGCAGCAATCAGTGCATCACTTTGGACCTTTCAGGGCGATTAACATATTGCAGCAGTTAGGTACCGTCGCAATATGCTACAGGCCACACATTAAACAAGCTCCGTGACATCAGGCAAAAGGCATTTCATCAGATAAAGCCACACCAACAGGCAGTTTTCAAGTAGAATAATCGGCTGGTGAGAAACTTCAGGGCGACAAGCTGAGGGACGACGGAGACCCGTGTTTTTGTCAAACAAAATCTCCATCTTTGACTGTGTCATTTACATTTTACGGTTCGGACCcatgtgtcggtaccctgcaacctGTAACTAGGTACctactcctactgtgccaagactcgtgtagttatccgtaactacattctaaggagctgagcagccggacccctggggtccgactccatctcaccggaccaacggtcccggactcgctttccgctcggggacgggtccggtgtcaccacgtgtcccaaaggtggaaatgctcagcacctgtgccCGCAGACCCGAACCCccacaggtgggtccgggacctccacatgCCTAttcggacccccgtgagctctcggctcagctagctgatcggaaggggtccggagcctccacgtgtcacgcagacgcggacgcaagccttccgctagaagctccctcacccacccgcattaagtgtgagtggttgaggcgtgctatGCTGCCACTGAGCACGGGGgtagcttttgtcagtccacactgtggatcgccagttaccgaggcggctcatcagttaccaaggcaagcattaaagactcagcgccgggcgtatgggcgacgagtcatgatgaccagctactaactgaaacagcagtgcacgctgctacagcggaCTGAGTTAGTAGTTCgacgcttcatcatgacctcgacgcgcagcTCCAGAGggtagactctactccgacagaacagttcaagaccatccctggtcagaagctacgcacggaaacCGACGACAAAATCtcaagatctgaggcattgaagaccaaagtgtagtttataatacatcaccgggcccacctgtcgggaccccgctcagtgtacgtgctcccctttgaTATATAAAAgagagagcacgcccgctaaaACATAGGTTCACACAAGACACGATATACACACAGACTCAGCTAAGGCCAAGAAAAGacagacacaacacaagctcagtTTCCACTCCGAGCAACCCgactctcaacctcttgagagcgcaagcaatacaacacacagtggacgtaggatattacgctccggcggcccgaaccactctagactTACTGTGTTCGTCGTGTTCTTACATCTAGATTGAattaatcctagctaacccccgagtacacaccctcaggGTTTAGACGGGTGCATTATGCCACTCGGCTGTGGATTTGCACACTACGACACCATGCATTGTGAAGAAGATGCATACAAAAATGCCAAAAAAATGCCTGCACAAACAACTAACACCTACTATGTACAGCTGTAAGTTCCCGAGCAAAAAGTGGAACGAAAATTTCTCTCCCTACGGCTAAATTACAGTGGCAGAGGAGATCTGCAGCTAGTGAATGCTGCTGGACTTTTTCACACGCCTTGACTTCAAGAAATTGTCGAGTAAATTGCTGCACATGCATCttgatttcaagaaattgtACACTCAGTTTTGCAGCTTGGTCAGATGGTGCACAATGGAATTGAACATGGGTGGTTCCATCTCCAGCATAAAGTCTTTCCACCTGAAAGGACGAGAAAAATCATGACATTGGACCTTACATTCCATGCACTTATACAATAAGCTCAAAAATATCAACACCAGAGCTTGCTTTAAGAAAGCATCACATTTCTTTAGAACCCCTACCAACAACTTCAGCAAAAAAGGTGGTGCTAAGATATATTAAGATTTTTAGATCTTGATAGTTGTCTAGCAGCATCATTTTGATCTTAAATTGAcgaagtcatgttttggcttaaTATCCACCATGACATGCCTATTAAACAGTGGTTTTGAATAAGTTTACCTAACTGCAGGCCACATCCCAGCATTCTAGCGTTTAACAGGGCCCCTAACTCTGCAAATTGCTGCCCACCTGTATAGCAATGTGAAGCCACGGTGATGCAAAAACTTAACGATATAAGCAAAAAATGTTTACTACTTATTTATATTTTAGCATGCACTGTGACTGGGTCAGTGTTTATGCTAAAAAACAAAGTGAACAGAAAAGAAACAGATAAAAAGAGAAGCATTTTCCACAGCATATTATGAATTATATTGTGCTCGTGAGGCACGGAGAAGTCAAGCACTTACTCTTTAGAACACGGAATCTTTGGCAACATTCTTTGTGCCTCGACGGGTGAACGGTTGGTGATATCCTCCACTATTTTACACTCCATATGAGCCTACCTACTGCACTTGGTCTTGATTTTGAAAAAAACGGGCTACTTCTCTGTACAATTGCTCGCCCTCGAATGGCTTGGACACATAACCATCCATTTCATATTTCAAGCATTCTTCATATGTTGCTTGGATAACATCCGCCGTCATGGCCAATATTGGAGTTCTCCATCGCTGAACGCTTGCACATTCTGGCGGAACTTCTCCGCGCTCTATTTGCTCATTGAGATCTCTTTCCATCACTCTAATCCTTTTCGTGGCTTGAAATCTGCAAAAGGTACCACATGCATGATAAAGGAGTTGCGCAAGAAACCTAAGCAATCAATGACAAGAACAAATAATATGTATTAACTGAATAGCTAAAGTAGGGTGACATGTCACATGACGAGAAGCCAAGGATAAGACTCACCCATCCATTTCTGGCATCTGTATGTCCATGAAACAAGCATCAAAACTGTGAGGAGGTTTCAGCAGTGTGATTGCTTTCTTCCCGGTGTCAGCACAAGTTACTTCTGCACCATACTTCTTAAGAGCACCTGCAGCGACCTTGAGATTTACAATGTTGTCATCAACCACGAGGATTTGCTTCTTGTGAAGAAGGCTGCCCAATGTTGAATTGCCAACTACTCCATTCCTGCAGTTGACTTTATCTATCCCACCCAGTGCTCTCTGTAGAGAGACCTGAAGCATGCTTGCACGAAGCGGCTTCATAATTACATTCAAGTGGAATTCCCTGGATATATCTGAACTGTT
This genomic interval carries:
- the LOC120672399 gene encoding calmodulin-binding transcription activator 4-like isoform X2, translating into MQQQGLDIHKLQQVVKTRWLKPQEVLQILRNHELFTVSHNPPQKPPSGSWFLFNRRVLRYFRNDGFEWQKKKNGKTISEAHERLKVDNMDALNCYYARGDKNPTFQRRIYWMLDPAYEHIVLVHYRDVLEGSISVSARNDSSTSNQNGSASRAEVHSSPGWTSQLVLPCPNSSSPGSAEEVSSRTVTINNESNGRSGSDWIQHKAALRKLEMQLSLEDKEDSYVIAEEVPTNNEHVIFPGIQTGEPDSSANFEDIFNVLGFSGDHTKETRTDPCPSAIDVLKNSDTWLEEDQLEAILHPASMALTENQWFDIHEVSPESAFSSEITKVPVEIIQQGAIRCHTPCLNAGKVTMCLIDGNGKPCSEAWEFEFHEKPTKSMIDGNEKPCNEAQDIKVHKTPANSNDELLLLINYVQILFDGHDCDVFSQFSPQLPNPGCGSLVNQMDIMRKTYEQLDPEKTLHSVMEVLLNDKFKQWLSSRCEQNSDGDHLLPKQYHGVIHTIAALGYDLALKPLLSSGVPINYRDPNGWTALHWAARFGREDMVVALLTAGAAAGALSHPTSEDPAAKTPASIALAFGFKGLSAFLSEAQLTTHLDSIESKENGKCEGKASGGGIRSAVDRISDKSTHVHGGTDDQLALKDSLGAVRNAVQAAARIQAAYRVFSFKKKKETALQNSCLSVHETVAVSHGMLEKAALSIQKNFRCYKKRKEFLKLRKNVIKIQARVRAHQERKKYKELIRSVGVLEKLMLRWYRKGVGLRGFNSGAMPVDEEVEEDVAKVFRKLRVETAVDEAVSRVSCIIGSPKAMQQYRRMLQRYQQAKVNIPKDASEVPTSKG
- the LOC120672399 gene encoding calmodulin-binding transcription activator 4-like isoform X1; translation: MQQQGLDIHKLQQVVKTRWLKPQEVLQILRNHELFTVSHNPPQKPPSGSWFLFNRRVLRYFRNDGFEWQKKKNGKTISEAHERLKVDNMDALNCYYARGDKNPTFQRRIYWMLDPAYEHIVLVHYRDVLEGSISVSARNDSSTSNQNGSASRAEVHSSPGWTSQLVLPCPNSSSPGSAEEVSSRTVTINNESNGRSGSDWIQHKAALRKLEMQLSLEDKEDSYVIAEEVPTNNEHVIFPGIQTGEPDSSANFEDIFNVLGFSGDHTKETRTDPCPSAIDVLKNSDTWLEEDQLEAILHPASMALTENQWFDIHEVSPESAFSSEITKVIVLGDFLCNPSHSSLAMLFGDVKVPVEIIQQGAIRCHTPCLNAGKVTMCLIDGNGKPCSEAWEFEFHEKPTKSMIDGNEKPCNEAQDIKVHKTPANSNDELLLLINYVQILFDGHDCDVFSQFSPQLPNPGCGSLVNQMDIMRKTYEQLDPEKTLHSVMEVLLNDKFKQWLSSRCEQNSDGDHLLPKQYHGVIHTIAALGYDLALKPLLSSGVPINYRDPNGWTALHWAARFGREDMVVALLTAGAAAGALSHPTSEDPAAKTPASIALAFGFKGLSAFLSEAQLTTHLDSIESKENGKCEGKASGGGIRSAVDRISDKSTHVHGGTDDQLALKDSLGAVRNAVQAAARIQAAYRVFSFKKKKETALQNSCLSVHETVAVSHGMLEKAALSIQKNFRCYKKRKEFLKLRKNVIKIQARVRAHQERKKYKELIRSVGVLEKLMLRWYRKGVGLRGFNSGAMPVDEEVEEDVAKVFRKLRVETAVDEAVSRVSCIIGSPKAMQQYRRMLQRYQQAKVNIPKDASEVPTSKG